The Ornithorhynchus anatinus isolate Pmale09 chromosome 1, mOrnAna1.pri.v4, whole genome shotgun sequence genome includes a window with the following:
- the FBXO36 gene encoding F-box only protein 36 isoform X1, translating into MTRRGSDEGPERRRPPAPRPEMGIGYLVRPPASRSDGGVVVVDWRRRRLRGPFDYQLSRSTARRLPPPLRGALAGTTFPVPAATVPGRDGGAAPAPNPRTKDTGPRRPRLRFPRGGRDGPVFGHSGWSLPPGEGRGMDIPPPGSPSLPPSLLPLGPSEAQKPLVNYYHPRCPGPPFAPTGEASLLAPAPGGTRVGRPPPPLPATPRAGLYRSCGPLTPGRGPPLPGCRGDGRRVPRWRRCCRRRCSRWWARRRRPARTTTSCRSPSPRFCLLSFSSWDLTVACSL; encoded by the exons ATGACACGACGAGGCTCCGACGAGGGGCCGGAACGGCGccgtcctcccgccccccgccccgagatGGGAATCGGTTACCTAGTTCGGCCCCCGGCGTCCCGGTCCGATGGCGGGGTCGTCGTCGTCgactggcggcggcggcggctccgagGTCCCTTCGATTATCAGCTGAGCCGCAGCACCGCCCGTCGCCTTCCGCCTCCCCTTCGGGGCGCTCTCGCAGGGACTACTTTCCCCGTCCCCGCCGCGACGGTGCCGGGGAGGGAcggcggggcggcccccgctCCAAACCCCCGCACTAAAGACACCGGCCCCAGGCGGCCACGCCTCAGGTTCCCCCGCGGCGGGCGGGATGGGCCGGTCTTCGGCCACTCGGGCTGGTCCTTGCCTCCCGGCGAGGGCCGAGGGATGGATATCCCTCCGCCGgggtcaccctccctccctccttccctcctccctctcgggCCTTCCGAGGCGCAGAAGCCTTTGGTCAACTACTACCACCCCCGCTGCCCGGGGCCGCCCTTCGCCCCAACCGGGGAGGCTTCCCTCCTTGCTCCCGCTCCCGGCGGGACGAGGGTCgggcggcctcccccccccctccccgccaccccccgggcCGGGCTTTATCGAAGCTGCGGCCCCCtgaccccgggccggggcccgccccTTCCTGGTTGTCGTGGCGACGGCCGCCGCGTCCCAAGATGGCGTCGCTGCTGCCGGAGACGCTGTTCGAGGTGGTGGGCCAGGCGCCGGCGCCCAGCAAGGACTACTACCAGCTGCAGATCACccagtcccag ATTCTGCTTGCTCAGCTTCTCCAGCTGGGATTTGACTGTTGCATGCTCCTTGTGA